The following are encoded in a window of Salinigranum halophilum genomic DNA:
- a CDS encoding asparagine synthase-related protein, whose protein sequence is MRGAPAAVVRTAVADEHPLPGTGGFAGALDTQAAVEHGRLVGGRGGRVVRDVLGREPVFVEAQRDADRAAGRWSFDPRRLVDPRLVDAGRVVDLDADTETRTWTLPDPAPEPDHHAAVERVRDAVLDRVRAVSADGLAVAFSGGIDSALVASGVDAPCYVAGFPDSHDVAAAREAAAEMDRDLRVVDLTHDDLVRAVPDVVRATGRTNPMDVGIALPLFLVAERARADGFSRLAVGQGADELFGGYAKVVSPADDHRVAADTVRGARRETVETLPQQLPRDVLTLRVAGVEPVAPLLHDRVVAAALALPADLLATDEERKVALRRAAEGVLPPGVTRADKKAVQYGSLVSRELDRLARQAGYKRRMDDHVGQYIRSLVDEGGDDAGPLE, encoded by the coding sequence ATCCGTGGCGCACCCGCTGCCGTCGTCCGCACCGCCGTCGCAGACGAGCACCCGCTTCCCGGAACCGGTGGGTTCGCCGGCGCACTCGACACGCAGGCGGCTGTCGAGCACGGACGACTCGTCGGGGGGCGCGGCGGCCGCGTCGTCCGCGACGTCCTCGGGCGGGAACCCGTCTTCGTCGAGGCCCAACGGGACGCGGACCGCGCGGCCGGCCGCTGGAGCTTCGACCCGCGACGCCTCGTCGACCCCCGTCTCGTCGACGCCGGTCGCGTGGTCGACCTCGACGCCGACACGGAGACGCGGACGTGGACGCTCCCCGACCCCGCACCCGAACCGGACCACCACGCGGCCGTCGAACGCGTCCGCGACGCCGTCTTGGACCGCGTCCGGGCCGTCTCCGCCGACGGACTCGCCGTCGCGTTCTCCGGCGGAATCGACTCCGCGCTCGTCGCCAGCGGTGTCGACGCGCCCTGTTACGTCGCGGGCTTCCCCGACTCACACGACGTGGCGGCCGCCCGCGAGGCGGCCGCCGAGATGGACAGAGACCTCCGCGTCGTCGACCTCACACACGACGACCTCGTCCGCGCCGTCCCCGACGTCGTCCGTGCCACGGGTCGGACGAACCCGATGGACGTCGGAATCGCCCTCCCGCTGTTCCTGGTGGCCGAGCGCGCTCGGGCGGACGGCTTCTCCCGGCTGGCGGTGGGACAGGGCGCGGACGAACTGTTCGGCGGCTACGCGAAGGTCGTCTCGCCCGCCGACGACCACCGCGTCGCCGCCGACACCGTCCGCGGCGCCCGACGCGAGACGGTCGAGACGCTCCCCCAGCAGTTACCACGGGACGTCCTCACCCTCCGGGTGGCGGGCGTCGAACCCGTCGCGCCGCTGCTTCACGACCGGGTGGTCGCGGCCGCGCTCGCGCTCCCAGCCGACCTGCTGGCGACCGACGAGGAGCGGAAAGTCGCCCTCAGACGCGCCGCCGAGGGCGTGCTCCCTCCGGGCGTGACCCGTGCCGACAAGAAGGCGGTCCAGTACGGGAGCCTCGTCTCGCGGGAACTCGACCGACTGGCGCGGCAGGCGGGCTACAAGCGGCGGATGGACGACCACGTAGGCCAGTACATTCGGTCGCTGGTGGACGAGGGCGGTGACGACGCGGGCCCGCTCGAGTGA
- the nikR gene encoding nickel-responsive transcriptional regulator NikR, giving the protein MSERLERVSLTVPTDLLAEFDDVVTDADYDSRSEAVRDALRGFVSSYRWRDDLDGRHQGSVVILYDHDVTGVTDALLDLQHDLHETIISTQHVHLSADRCLETLVVDGPAADIRELVRRIQSLRGIQQVQLAVVGADDGATSVHSDAGAGDGHDH; this is encoded by the coding sequence ATGTCCGAGCGCCTCGAACGCGTGAGCCTCACCGTCCCGACCGACCTGCTCGCGGAATTCGACGACGTCGTCACCGACGCCGACTACGACAGCCGGTCGGAGGCCGTCAGGGACGCGCTCCGCGGCTTCGTCTCCTCGTACCGGTGGCGCGACGACCTCGACGGGAGACACCAGGGTTCCGTCGTCATTCTGTACGACCACGACGTCACGGGCGTGACTGACGCGCTGCTCGACCTCCAGCACGACCTCCACGAGACCATCATCTCGACCCAGCACGTCCACCTCTCGGCGGACCGCTGTCTGGAGACGCTAGTCGTCGACGGCCCGGCGGCCGACATCCGTGAACTCGTCCGTCGAATCCAGTCCCTCCGCGGGATTCAGCAGGTCCAGTTGGCCGTCGTCGGTGCCGACGACGGGGCCACGTCCGTCCACAGCGACGCTGGAGCCGGCGACGGCCACGACCACTGA
- a CDS encoding energy-coupling factor ABC transporter permease gives MHIPDGFLDPWVLAGCFVLAAAAIGFSSWRLNGRLDDARVPLLGVVSAGIFAAQMLNWPIPGGTSAHFVGGAFAAILLGPYLGCLAMASVVVVQAFVFGDGGVLALGANLLNMAVVDVFVGYALFRALVGLGETIAAFVAGWGAITVSAAAVGLQAGLSSTFAYDLATTLTVMTAGHAVLGLVEGLITVLVVRYLLDVRPDLVLGLTGPNTGGDRPEEATV, from the coding sequence ATGCACATTCCCGACGGCTTTCTCGACCCCTGGGTGCTCGCGGGGTGTTTCGTCCTCGCGGCAGCGGCCATCGGCTTCTCGTCGTGGCGGCTGAACGGCCGGCTCGACGACGCACGCGTCCCGTTACTCGGTGTCGTCTCGGCGGGCATCTTCGCCGCACAGATGCTCAACTGGCCCATCCCCGGTGGGACGAGCGCCCACTTCGTCGGCGGCGCGTTCGCCGCCATCTTGCTCGGCCCGTATCTCGGCTGTCTCGCGATGGCTTCGGTCGTCGTCGTCCAGGCGTTCGTCTTCGGTGACGGCGGCGTCCTCGCCCTCGGCGCGAACCTCCTGAACATGGCCGTCGTCGACGTGTTCGTCGGCTACGCGCTCTTCCGCGCGCTCGTCGGCCTCGGCGAGACCATCGCCGCGTTCGTCGCCGGGTGGGGTGCCATCACCGTGTCGGCGGCCGCCGTCGGCCTCCAGGCCGGCCTCTCCTCGACGTTCGCGTACGACCTCGCCACCACCCTCACCGTGATGACCGCGGGCCACGCCGTCCTCGGTCTCGTCGAGGGACTCATCACCGTCCTCGTGGTCCGGTACCTCCTCGACGTCCGCCCGGACCTCGTGCTCGGTCTCACTGGGCCGAACACCGGCGGTGACAGGCCCGAGGAGGCGACGGTATGA
- a CDS encoding PDGLE domain-containing protein — protein MSATWADAPTWLRRSLVALVVLVLLTPVFALAAGAVGYAEPLENVAEATGATEHERTLLSSPFPDYSVAGTGTVVGTLVSGLVGTAVTLLVAVGLGRLLDRDVDT, from the coding sequence ATGAGCGCGACCTGGGCCGACGCCCCGACCTGGCTCCGTCGGTCGCTCGTCGCCCTCGTCGTGCTCGTGCTCCTCACCCCGGTGTTCGCGCTCGCGGCCGGTGCCGTGGGGTACGCCGAGCCGCTGGAGAACGTCGCCGAAGCGACCGGCGCGACCGAGCACGAACGGACGCTCCTGTCCAGCCCGTTCCCCGACTACTCGGTCGCGGGGACAGGAACGGTCGTCGGTACGCTCGTCTCCGGCCTGGTCGGGACCGCGGTGACCCTCCTCGTCGCCGTCGGTCTCGGGCGACTGCTCGACCGCGACGTCGACACCTGA
- the cbiQ gene encoding cobalt ECF transporter T component CbiQ → MAGAVFHVSTDLAGVVRTALAAEEAAATDGVVQRLHPTVRLLGIVALLVAAALSTDFAVLVGLAGLAAALAVVARLPPRPFLARTLAVAAFSGVVVLPQLVLAPGPTLVSVAGVAVTRPGLAYVALFETRVVASVALVTVLSMTTPFGTLVATLRSLGAPATPTTLFALTYRYLFLCFDELHRALLARESRQLRPRGLLDEWRELGALSGSFLLRTVERGERVERGMRARGGARPATPYRRPSPLGVRDALFAAVALGALGLVVLP, encoded by the coding sequence ATGGCCGGTGCCGTGTTCCACGTCTCGACGGACCTCGCGGGCGTCGTCCGCACCGCCCTCGCCGCTGAGGAGGCGGCTGCGACCGACGGGGTCGTCCAGCGACTCCACCCGACGGTCCGCCTCCTGGGCATCGTCGCGCTCCTCGTCGCGGCCGCCCTGTCGACTGATTTCGCGGTGCTCGTCGGGCTTGCGGGCCTCGCCGCCGCGCTCGCTGTCGTCGCTCGACTCCCACCCCGCCCCTTCCTCGCCCGGACGCTGGCCGTCGCGGCGTTCTCGGGCGTCGTCGTCCTCCCACAGCTCGTCCTCGCACCGGGTCCGACGCTGGTCTCCGTCGCAGGTGTCGCCGTCACTCGTCCCGGCCTCGCGTACGTCGCCCTGTTCGAGACGCGCGTCGTCGCCAGCGTCGCCCTCGTGACCGTGCTGTCGATGACGACCCCGTTCGGGACGCTCGTGGCGACGCTCCGGAGCCTCGGCGCGCCGGCGACGCCGACGACGCTGTTCGCGCTCACGTACCGCTACCTGTTCTTGTGCTTCGACGAACTCCACCGAGCGCTGCTCGCCCGCGAGAGCCGGCAGCTTCGTCCGCGCGGCCTCCTCGACGAGTGGCGTGAACTCGGTGCGCTCTCGGGGAGCTTCCTCCTGCGGACCGTCGAACGCGGCGAGCGGGTCGAACGGGGGATGCGCGCCCGCGGCGGGGCCCGCCCCGCGACGCCGTACCGTCGCCCCAGTCCGCTCGGCGTCCGCGACGCGCTCTTCGCCGCCGTCGCACTCGGCGCGCTCGGGCTGGTGGTCCTCCCGTGA